AAGCCTATCAGCTGCCCTATCAGGGACCGGGGGCGACCGGCCTGGGCAAACCGCTGAAATCCATCCTGCACACCCGCCAGCTGCCGGTCTATCTGGCCACCATGCAGCCGCGCAGCGTGCGGCTGACGGCCGAGGTGGCCGACGGCTGGCTGCCGATCTGGTTCTCGCCCCAGCGCGTGGGCATGTACAGCGAGGGCATTGAGGACGGCTTCCGGCGCGCCGGCAGCGGCAAATCGTGGAAAGACTGGGATATCGCGGCCGGCTGTACGGTGATTATCGGCGACGATGTCAAAGCCTGTCTGGCCAAGATCAAACCGACCCTGGCCCTATACGTCGGCGGCATGGGCGCCCGCAACAAGAACTTCCACAACGAGATGGTGACCAAGTACGGCTACGGCGACGCTGCGGCGCGCATTCAGGAGCTGTACCTGGCCGGCCACAAAGCCGAGGCCACGGACGCGGTGCCGGACGAACTGTGCGACGAGCTGTCGCTGTGCGGCCCGGAGGCGCGGATTCGGCAGCGCTTCAAAGCCTGGGAAGACGCCGGGGTGACGACCATGCTGGTGTCCTCGCAGCAGCCCGAGGCCTACCACCTGATGGCGGACATTGCCAAGACACACCCCTGACGCAAGGAGCAGCCCTATGAGCGAAAGCATTTCGGCCCAAGACCCCTACGAGCGCAAACGCGTCGCCGTGCTGGACAGCGACATGGCCTATGTCGATATCGGCAGCGGCGATCCGGTCGTCTTCCTGCACGGCAACCCGACCTCGTCCTACCTGTGGCGGAACGTCATTCCGCCCGTAGCCGCCGCCCACCGGTGTCTGGCCCCGGACCTGATCGGTATGGGCGATTCGGGCAAGAATCCGGCCGGTTCCTACCGCTTTGTGGACCACGCCCGCTATCTGGACGCCTGGTTTGAGGCTCTTGATCTGACACAGAGTGTGACGCTGGTCGTCCACGACTGGGGCTCGGCCCTGGGGTTCTCCTGGGCCCACCGGCATCCCGATCGCATCAAGGCCCTGGCCTATATGGAGGCGATTGTCCAACCCCTGACCTGGGCGAGCTGGCCGGAAACCGCGCGCAATATCTTTCAGGCCATGCGCTCGCCGGCCGGCGAAGACATGGTGCTGCAAAAAAACGTCTTTGTGGAGCGCATCCTGCCGGCCAGCGTGATCCGGGGGCTGGGCGACGAGGAAATGACGGTCTACCGACGCCCCTACCTGGAGCCGGGCGAGTCGCGGCGGCCGACCCTGACCTGGCCGCGTCAGATCCCGATCGAGGGCGAGCCGGCCGATGTGACCCGGATTGTCGAGGCCTACGGCGCCTGGCTGTCAACGAGCCCCATCCCCAAGCTGTTCGTCAACGCCGACCCGGGCGTCATCCTGACCGGCCCGCAGCGCGAGTTCTGCCGCAGCTGGCCGAACCAGAAAGAAGTCACGGTCAAGGGCACCCATTTTGTGCAGGAAGACTCACCGCGTGAGATCGGCCGGGCGGTTGCCGAGCTGCTGGCCTGAGGGAGGACCGGATGGACTACACGACCATAGGTTTTGAGGTTGACGATCAGATTGCCACGATTACGCTCAAGCGTCCCGATAACGCCAACGCGCTCAACATCGACATGTCCAGAGAACTCATGCAGGCCGCCATCCAGTGCAGCGAAGACAGCGCTATTCGGGCCGTGCTGCTGACCGGCACGGGTCGCATGTTCTGTGCCGGCGGGGATCTCAAGAGCTTTGCCGCTCACGGACGCGGAGCGCCCCTGGCCGCCCACCTGAAAGAGGTCACCATCTATCTGCACAGCGCGGTGTCGCGCTTTCTGCGCATGGACCCGCCGCTGATCGGCGTCATCAACGGGGTGGCGGCCGGCGCGGGCATGAGCATGGCCTGCGCCTGCGACCTGGTCCTGGCCGCCGAATCGTCCCGGTTCACCATGGCCTACACCCGGGCCGGCCTGACACCCGACGGCTCTTCGACTTATTTCCTGTCGCGGGCGGTCGGCATGAAACGGGCCACCGAGCTCGTCCTGACCAACCGGATGCTGTCGGCCCAGGAGGCCCACGAGTGGGGCATCGTCAATCAGGTCGTACCCGACGCCGAGCTGATGGACCGCGCCAGGGAGCTGGCCGCCTCGCTGGCCAGCGGGGCGACCGGCGCGTTCGGCGCGGCCAAACGGCTGCTGCACACCGGCTGGACCGAGACGCTTGAAACCCAGATGGAGCTGGAAGCCCAGGCCATCGCCGCCCGGGCGCATACGGCCGACGGGGACGAGGGGATCAGCGCCTTTTTGGAAAAACGGGAGCCCAAATTCAGCGGCCGATAGTTCAGCGGCCGATAGTTCGGCGGCCGATAAGGAGCGTGCCTGTGTACAGTTTCGATCTCAGCCCGGAACAGCGCCAACTCAAGGATACGGTGCATCGTTTTGCGGTGGAAGAAATCATTCCCGTTGCCGCCGAGTACGACAAGAAAGAGGAGCTGCCGCTCGACATCTGCCACAAGGCCTGGGAACTCGGCTTTCTCAACCCCCAGGTCCCAACCACATACGGTGGCCTGGGTCTGGGGGTGATGGACACCTGCCTGATCGACGAAGAGATGATCTATGGTTGTGCCGGCATCGCCCTCAATATGGTGGCCAACAACCTGGCCGCCCTGCCGCTGCTGATTGCCGGAGACGAGGCCCAGAAACAGCGCTATCTGGGCCAGCTGGCCGCAGAGCCGAGCTTTGGTGCCTTTGCCCTGACCGAGCCCGGGGCCGGTTCCGACGCCGCCGGCATTACGACCAGCTATCGCAAAGTCGGCGACGAGTTCGTCCTCAACGGCACCAAGCACTTCATCACCAACGGCACGATTGCCGACTGGTATGTGGTCTTTGCGACCCAGGACAGGGACGACCGACACGGCGGGATTTCGTGTTTCGTGCTGCCGTCGGATACGCCCGGCATCACCGCCAACCGGATGCACAACAAAATGGGCCAGCGCGCCTCGGACACGGCCGAGATTGTGTTTGAGGAGGCACGCGTGCCGCGGGCCGGGCTGGTCGGCGCAGAGGGGGCGGGCTTCAAGGTGGCCATGCGGACCTTTGATCACAGCCGTCCCGAGGTCGGCGCGTTTGCCATCGGCATCTCCCAGCGGGCCCTGGACGAGTCGCTGAAATATGCCCAGCAGCGCGAGGCATTTGGCCAGACGATTGCCAATTTTCAGGCCATTCAGTTCATGCTGGCCGACATGGCGATTGAACTTGAGGCCATGCGGCTGCTGACCTACAAGGCGGCCTGGATGCTGGACCAGGGCGCCCAGGCGTCGATTGTGTCGAGCTACGCCAAAGCCTTTGGCGCCGATCGGACGATGCAAATCACCACCAACGCGGTCCAGATCTTTGGCGGCTACGGCTACCTGGGCGAGTATCCGGTTGAGAAGCTGATGCGCGACGCCAAGCTGCTCCAGATCTACGAGGGCACCTCGCAGATTCAGCGCGTGGTCATCGCCCGGCATTTGTTGAAGGGCGTGTAAAGCGTCTGTGAATCCACCTGCAAACCTTTGGAGAGGAGCACCACACCATGGCTGACGAAATGGGCGTTTTTGAGACTATGTATAGCATGCGGGCGATGCGTCGCCTCAAACCCGATCCGGTTCCCCTGGAAACGATCCGCAAAATCCTGGAAGCCGGCACCCAGGCCCCGAGCGGCCAGAACATCCAGGGCTGGGCGTTTGTCGTGCTGCAAGACCCGGACACAAAAAAGTTCTTCCAGGAACGCTATCACAAAGCCATTCTCGACCGCTTCGGCGACAATATGAGACCCGACCCCAACGACCCCTCCCCGTTCGCGCGCTCGGTGCGCGCAGCCCTGCATCTGGCCGAGCATATGCACGAGGCGCCGGTCGTGCTGCTGGTGTGCGGCAAACGCGACTGGCCGTTCGCCGTACCCAAGGACAAGCGGGTCGGCCACGCCCCGCCCTCGTACGGCTCGATCTATCCCTGCGTCCAGAACATTCTGTTAGCCTGTCGGGCCCTGGGGCTGGGCGCCAGCCTGACGACCATGCACCAGATGTTTGAGGATGAGCTGCACGAACGGGTCGGCATTCCCGACGACTACGGCGTGGTGGCCACGATTCCGATCGGCTTCCCCAGCGGCAAGTTCGGCCCGGTCAAGCGCCGACCCGCCCCCGAGGTGACCCACTTCGACACCTGGGGTCAGCACCAGCCGTCGTAAACGGGAGCCCGCCGTGAAACACGCCATGTTCCTGCCCTACGACACCCCCGCCATCATGATCGAGTGGGCGCGCAAGCTTGAGCAGGCCGGCTTCGACTCGGCCTGGCAGGGCGAGCTGACCAACTCGGCGCTGATTCCGCTGGCTGCGGTGGCGCCGGCCGTCGAGCGCATCACACTCGGCGCCGGGGTGGTCCTGGCCTTTACCCACAGCCCGGTCATGCTGGCCTTTGAGGCGCTTGACCTGGACTATTTCAGCCACGGCCGCTTCATCCTGGGTCTGGGCGTGGCCCACCCCAACCGCAACAACAACTGGTATGCGGGTCACGACGCGGGCAAGCCCGTCAGCCAGATGCGGGAGTATATCGAGGTCGTGCGTCTGGTCATGGACGCGGCCCAGCGGGGCGGCGGCGGCATCGAATACGAGGGCAGATTCTACCAGATCAAGGCGCGCAGCTTTTTTGGTCGTTCGACTCCCCAGCCGCGTCCGCGCCTACCGATCTATGTGGCGGCGGTCAAGCCCCGCATGGCCGCCCTGACCGGCGAGGTCGCCGACGGCCTGGTCGGCAACCCGATGTTCTCGGCCAAACACGTCGGCGACAATATCCTGCCCAACCTGGCCGCGGGCCTGCGCAAGGCCGGCCGCCAGCGCTCGGATGTC
The DNA window shown above is from Desulfurellaceae bacterium and carries:
- a CDS encoding LLM class F420-dependent oxidoreductase, which codes for MKLGIGIGYSGGQVRLPMDHILETERLGYDSVWSAEAYGSDAVTPLAYLAAKTTRLKLGTGIMQLAGRTPAMCAMTMSTLDALSEGRVLVGLGLSGPQVIEGWHGMPYDKPVARLREYVEILRKIWAREEPVSLDGKAYQLPYQGPGATGLGKPLKSILHTRQLPVYLATMQPRSVRLTAEVADGWLPIWFSPQRVGMYSEGIEDGFRRAGSGKSWKDWDIAAGCTVIIGDDVKACLAKIKPTLALYVGGMGARNKNFHNEMVTKYGYGDAAARIQELYLAGHKAEATDAVPDELCDELSLCGPEARIRQRFKAWEDAGVTTMLVSSQQPEAYHLMADIAKTHP
- a CDS encoding haloalkane dehalogenase: MSESISAQDPYERKRVAVLDSDMAYVDIGSGDPVVFLHGNPTSSYLWRNVIPPVAAAHRCLAPDLIGMGDSGKNPAGSYRFVDHARYLDAWFEALDLTQSVTLVVHDWGSALGFSWAHRHPDRIKALAYMEAIVQPLTWASWPETARNIFQAMRSPAGEDMVLQKNVFVERILPASVIRGLGDEEMTVYRRPYLEPGESRRPTLTWPRQIPIEGEPADVTRIVEAYGAWLSTSPIPKLFVNADPGVILTGPQREFCRSWPNQKEVTVKGTHFVQEDSPREIGRAVAELLA
- a CDS encoding enoyl-CoA hydratase/isomerase family protein — its product is MDYTTIGFEVDDQIATITLKRPDNANALNIDMSRELMQAAIQCSEDSAIRAVLLTGTGRMFCAGGDLKSFAAHGRGAPLAAHLKEVTIYLHSAVSRFLRMDPPLIGVINGVAAGAGMSMACACDLVLAAESSRFTMAYTRAGLTPDGSSTYFLSRAVGMKRATELVLTNRMLSAQEAHEWGIVNQVVPDAELMDRARELAASLASGATGAFGAAKRLLHTGWTETLETQMELEAQAIAARAHTADGDEGISAFLEKREPKFSGR
- a CDS encoding acyl-CoA dehydrogenase family protein produces the protein MYSFDLSPEQRQLKDTVHRFAVEEIIPVAAEYDKKEELPLDICHKAWELGFLNPQVPTTYGGLGLGVMDTCLIDEEMIYGCAGIALNMVANNLAALPLLIAGDEAQKQRYLGQLAAEPSFGAFALTEPGAGSDAAGITTSYRKVGDEFVLNGTKHFITNGTIADWYVVFATQDRDDRHGGISCFVLPSDTPGITANRMHNKMGQRASDTAEIVFEEARVPRAGLVGAEGAGFKVAMRTFDHSRPEVGAFAIGISQRALDESLKYAQQREAFGQTIANFQAIQFMLADMAIELEAMRLLTYKAAWMLDQGAQASIVSSYAKAFGADRTMQITTNAVQIFGGYGYLGEYPVEKLMRDAKLLQIYEGTSQIQRVVIARHLLKGV
- a CDS encoding nitroreductase family protein — encoded protein: MADEMGVFETMYSMRAMRRLKPDPVPLETIRKILEAGTQAPSGQNIQGWAFVVLQDPDTKKFFQERYHKAILDRFGDNMRPDPNDPSPFARSVRAALHLAEHMHEAPVVLLVCGKRDWPFAVPKDKRVGHAPPSYGSIYPCVQNILLACRALGLGASLTTMHQMFEDELHERVGIPDDYGVVATIPIGFPSGKFGPVKRRPAPEVTHFDTWGQHQPS
- a CDS encoding LLM class flavin-dependent oxidoreductase, which translates into the protein MKHAMFLPYDTPAIMIEWARKLEQAGFDSAWQGELTNSALIPLAAVAPAVERITLGAGVVLAFTHSPVMLAFEALDLDYFSHGRFILGLGVAHPNRNNNWYAGHDAGKPVSQMREYIEVVRLVMDAAQRGGGGIEYEGRFYQIKARSFFGRSTPQPRPRLPIYVAAVKPRMAALTGEVADGLVGNPMFSAKHVGDNILPNLAAGLRKAGRQRSDVEVLGQCFAVLDDDLATAYRVGAGAMLFSIWAMIYDDIFAAHGFAETVAAVRATQRTPQRMDAIELIPRDMVDAFCAVGPVDRVRAKINEREGLLDTVIVAVPNTGTTAEHTD